The Cellulomonas sp. S1-8 genome has a window encoding:
- a CDS encoding ABC-F family ATP-binding cassette domain-containing protein, producing MGHLDVGAIGYTLPDGRPLLSEVTFRVGDGARVALVGPNGVGKSTLLRIVTGDTAPHAGSVQRSGGLGVMRQDVGRIDDDRSVRDLLADLAPPAVRAAAAELSSAELAMMEVDDEPTQLRYAQALADWADVGGYEAEAGWDRVTDAVLSLPFERAQHRYVRTLSGGEQKRLVLEALLRGPDEVLLLDEPDNALDVPTKRWLEDRLVASGRTVLFVSHDRELLARVATHVATLEPTAVGARVWVHGGGFATYAQARADRRARLEELLRRWDEEHAQLRELVVTLKQKATFNDGLASRYQAAQTRLRKFEEAGPPTVVARDQQVSVRLTGGRTAKRAVVARDLGLTGLMQPFDLEVWYGERVAVLGANGSGKSHFLRLLAAGGTDPEHAPAGDVPVDPVPHTGSVVLGSRVRPGWFAQNHAHPELVGRTLLDVLHRGDGHRRGLGREAASRALDRYELVAAAEQPYETLSGGQQARLQILLLELGGATLLLLDEPTDNLDLHSAEALETGLAAFDGTVLAVTHDRWFTRTFDRYLLFAADGTVVETPEPVWDAGRVQRAR from the coding sequence ATGGGTCATCTCGACGTCGGCGCGATCGGCTACACGCTCCCGGACGGCAGGCCGCTGCTGTCGGAGGTCACGTTCCGCGTCGGCGACGGTGCGCGGGTGGCGCTCGTGGGTCCCAACGGCGTCGGCAAGTCGACGCTGCTGCGCATCGTCACCGGCGACACCGCCCCGCACGCGGGCTCCGTGCAGCGCAGCGGCGGGCTGGGCGTCATGCGGCAGGACGTCGGCCGCATCGACGACGACCGCAGCGTGCGCGACCTGCTCGCGGACCTCGCGCCGCCGGCCGTGCGGGCCGCGGCGGCGGAGCTGTCGTCGGCGGAGCTGGCGATGATGGAGGTCGACGACGAGCCGACGCAGCTGCGGTACGCGCAGGCGCTCGCCGACTGGGCCGACGTCGGGGGGTACGAGGCCGAGGCCGGCTGGGACCGGGTGACCGACGCGGTGCTGTCGTTGCCGTTCGAGCGTGCGCAGCACCGGTACGTGCGGACCCTGTCGGGCGGGGAGCAGAAGCGGCTCGTCCTCGAGGCCCTGCTGCGCGGCCCGGACGAGGTGCTGCTGCTCGACGAGCCCGACAACGCGCTCGACGTCCCCACCAAGCGCTGGCTCGAGGACCGGCTCGTCGCGAGCGGGCGCACGGTGCTGTTCGTCAGCCACGACCGTGAGCTGCTCGCGCGCGTCGCCACCCACGTCGCGACGCTGGAGCCGACGGCCGTCGGCGCGCGTGTCTGGGTGCACGGCGGCGGGTTCGCCACCTACGCGCAGGCCCGCGCGGACCGCCGCGCGCGTCTCGAGGAGCTGCTGCGGCGCTGGGACGAGGAGCATGCCCAGCTGCGGGAGCTGGTCGTGACGCTCAAGCAGAAGGCCACGTTCAACGACGGGCTCGCGTCCCGGTACCAGGCCGCCCAGACGCGGCTGCGCAAGTTCGAGGAGGCGGGTCCGCCGACGGTGGTCGCGCGTGACCAGCAGGTCAGCGTCCGGCTCACCGGCGGGCGGACCGCGAAGCGCGCCGTCGTGGCGCGCGACCTGGGGCTCACGGGTCTGATGCAGCCGTTCGACCTCGAGGTCTGGTACGGCGAGCGCGTCGCGGTGCTCGGGGCCAACGGCTCGGGCAAGTCGCACTTCCTGCGCCTGCTCGCGGCGGGCGGCACGGACCCCGAGCACGCGCCGGCGGGCGACGTGCCGGTCGACCCCGTCCCGCACACGGGGTCGGTCGTGCTGGGGTCGCGGGTGCGTCCCGGCTGGTTCGCGCAGAACCACGCGCACCCCGAGCTCGTCGGGCGCACGCTGCTGGACGTCCTGCACCGTGGGGACGGGCACCGCAGGGGACTGGGCCGCGAGGCGGCGAGCCGCGCGCTCGACCGGTACGAGCTCGTCGCCGCGGCCGAGCAGCCGTACGAGACGCTGTCCGGCGGGCAGCAGGCGCGGCTGCAGATCCTGCTGCTCGAGCTCGGTGGGGCCACGCTGCTGCTCCTCGACGAGCCCACCGACAACCTCGACCTGCACTCGGCGGAGGCGCTCGAGACGGGCCTCGCGGCGTTCGACGGCACGGTGCTGGCGGTGACGCACGACCGGTGGTTCACGCGGACGTTCGACCGCTACCTGCTGTTCGCGGCCGACGGCACGGTCGTCGAGACCCCGGAGCCGGTGTGGGACGCGGGGCGGGTGCAGCGGGCGCGCTGA
- a CDS encoding DUF5709 domain-containing protein, translating to MSDDTPATRTDPALGSEGDADQLPREDTLVDRGVDDLLDEGYTVPERDRSNHWGETAWEEVHGEPLDRRLAEEEPEVWERTPTPSGDREELRAGRLVADDDAVEAGPNDAFAVDAGIGGGAASAEEAAVHLIEEEYVDAEDDDD from the coding sequence ATGAGCGACGACACCCCCGCCACCCGCACCGACCCGGCCCTCGGCTCCGAGGGCGACGCCGACCAGCTGCCCCGCGAGGACACCCTGGTGGACCGCGGCGTCGACGACCTGCTCGACGAGGGCTACACGGTGCCCGAGCGCGACCGGAGCAACCACTGGGGCGAGACAGCCTGGGAGGAGGTCCACGGCGAGCCGCTGGACCGGCGCCTGGCCGAGGAGGAGCCCGAGGTGTGGGAGCGGACGCCGACGCCGTCGGGCGACCGCGAGGAGCTGCGCGCCGGGCGCCTGGTGGCCGACGACGACGCGGTCGAGGCGGGTCCCAACGACGCCTTCGCGGTCGACGCCGGCATCGGCGGTGGCGCCGCGAGCGCCGAGGAGGCCGCGGTGCACCTCATCGAGGAGGAGTACGTCGACGCGGAGGACGACGACGACTGA